A DNA window from Ornithobacterium rhinotracheale DSM 15997 contains the following coding sequences:
- a CDS encoding HU family DNA-binding protein, with the protein MPVKYNVVERKNPQKREEPGKWYANAKADGDISLKEIAEEISGGSTTVSDTDVLAVLNEMIKTCTRHLSDGKVVKFGEFGNFQVSLTSEGAVSEEKFSPNLIRGNKIQFRPGDALRKMLKTVKYEKYSKK; encoded by the coding sequence ATGCCAGTAAAATACAATGTAGTGGAGCGCAAGAATCCGCAGAAGAGAGAAGAGCCCGGCAAGTGGTATGCCAATGCTAAGGCAGATGGAGATATTAGTCTTAAAGAAATCGCCGAGGAGATTTCTGGCGGTTCTACCACGGTGAGCGATACCGATGTTTTGGCAGTGCTCAATGAGATGATAAAGACTTGCACTCGTCATTTATCAGATGGTAAAGTAGTGAAGTTTGGGGAGTTTGGGAATTTCCAAGTCAGCCTTACCAGCGAAGGGGCAGTGTCGGAAGAAAAGTTTAGCCCTAACTTGATTAGGGGCAACAAGATACAGTTTCGCCCAGGCGATGCACTTCGCAAAATGCTCAAAACCGTGAAATACGAGAAATATAGCAAGAAGTAG
- a CDS encoding DUF4286 family protein: MKIYNITFIVENSVENDFLDWLKNEHIQKLQETNCFGKARLTKICAQQDPNSKNYSLQLEEKDNLLATYLKDFAPKLKHEIMIKFANRVLFFETELEHLHDF, encoded by the coding sequence ATGAAAATTTATAACATAACTTTTATTGTAGAAAATAGCGTAGAAAATGATTTCTTAGATTGGCTCAAAAATGAGCATATCCAGAAGTTGCAAGAAACCAATTGCTTTGGCAAAGCTAGGCTTACCAAAATTTGCGCTCAGCAAGACCCCAATTCAAAGAATTATTCTCTTCAATTAGAAGAAAAAGACAATCTTTTGGCTACTTACCTAAAAGATTTTGCGCCTAAATTAAAACACGAAATCATGATTAAATTTGCCAATCGCGTGCTTTTCTTTGAGACAGAACTAGAGCACTTGCACGACTTTTAA
- a CDS encoding metallophosphoesterase, with the protein MNRRKFLTTTGLGLAGIGLGTGLYTWQWAPYQLEFTHTPMPIKNLPSELEGKTLMQISDIHIGKRFNPKYIVESFKKAKKYNPDFVVYTGDYVTTHHDKILYPLLLDTMKHCVYGKLGTIAILGNHDYGKNFQEAEEGDKVAKTLESLNIKVLRNESTAIENLNFYGFDDLWGTNFKPKKTLENLNLDQANLVLCHNPDVCDLPIWKGYDGWILSGHTHGGQCKAPFLPPPILPVKNKRYSAGKIDLEDGRTLYINRALGCSYPIRFNVPPEISLFTLQRA; encoded by the coding sequence ATGAATCGTAGAAAATTTCTCACTACCACAGGGTTAGGATTGGCAGGTATCGGGCTTGGCACGGGGCTTTACACATGGCAATGGGCACCGTATCAACTGGAATTTACGCACACCCCCATGCCGATTAAAAATTTACCTTCCGAATTAGAAGGCAAGACTTTGATGCAAATTAGCGACATCCACATTGGGAAAAGATTTAACCCAAAATACATTGTGGAAAGTTTTAAAAAAGCTAAAAAATATAATCCTGATTTTGTGGTATATACGGGCGATTATGTAACGACGCACCACGATAAGATTTTGTACCCGCTCTTGCTCGATACGATGAAACATTGCGTGTATGGAAAGTTAGGGACTATTGCGATTTTGGGCAATCACGATTATGGTAAAAATTTTCAAGAAGCAGAAGAAGGCGACAAAGTTGCAAAAACTTTAGAATCCTTAAACATCAAGGTTTTAAGAAATGAGAGCACCGCAATCGAAAATCTGAATTTTTATGGTTTTGATGATTTATGGGGCACTAACTTTAAACCTAAAAAAACACTTGAAAATCTAAATTTGGACCAAGCCAATCTCGTGCTTTGTCACAACCCTGATGTGTGCGATTTACCAATCTGGAAAGGCTACGACGGCTGGATTCTTTCGGGGCATACCCATGGCGGACAATGCAAAGCACCGTTTTTGCCACCACCGATTTTGCCCGTAAAAAACAAAAGATATTCGGCAGGAAAAATTGATTTGGAAGACGGTAGAACGCTCTACATCAACCGTGCATTAGGGTGCTCCTACCCGATTCGTTTCAATGTTCCGCCAGAAATCAGTCTTTTTACTTTGCAACGCGCTTAG
- a CDS encoding aminodeoxychorismate synthase component I, with protein sequence MKLESKADWIQRLNEVGTQRTPAFFIIDYKTQNAEIITNDKWHENEIYFEFRTQKHAPKIAQNPILEELDFIPLSEQSFKNQFDIVANHLQNGDSYLVNLTFSTALKNKLDLAQIFLQAKAKYKVLYQDEWVCFSPETFIEIQENTLYTYPMKGTINAEIPNAKNVLLNDPKETAEHFTIVDLLRNDISQIAKNVEVTKFRFIDEIQTQKGKILQASSEIKGDLPQNWQNQLGNILGQLLPAGSICGAPKKKTLDIIAEAENYERGYYTGICGYFSGDALDTGVMIRFIEKTGNSYFYKSGGGVTAQSDWREEYQEIYEKIYLPI encoded by the coding sequence ATGAAACTAGAGAGCAAAGCCGATTGGATTCAGCGATTGAACGAAGTGGGAACGCAACGCACGCCCGCTTTTTTTATCATAGATTACAAAACTCAAAACGCCGAAATCATTACAAATGATAAATGGCATGAAAACGAAATTTATTTTGAGTTTCGAACCCAAAAACACGCTCCAAAAATTGCCCAAAATCCGATTTTGGAAGAATTGGATTTCATACCACTGAGCGAACAATCTTTTAAAAATCAATTTGATATTGTAGCCAATCATTTGCAAAACGGCGATTCTTATTTAGTGAATTTAACCTTTAGCACTGCATTGAAAAATAAATTAGATTTAGCCCAAATTTTTCTGCAAGCCAAGGCTAAATACAAAGTGCTGTACCAAGATGAGTGGGTATGTTTTTCGCCTGAAACTTTTATCGAAATCCAAGAAAATACGCTCTACACCTACCCGATGAAAGGTACCATAAACGCTGAAATCCCGAATGCCAAAAATGTTCTACTGAACGACCCCAAAGAGACTGCCGAGCATTTTACCATCGTGGATTTATTGCGCAACGACATCAGCCAAATCGCTAAAAATGTAGAAGTTACCAAATTTCGATTTATTGATGAAATTCAAACGCAAAAAGGCAAAATCTTGCAAGCCAGCTCAGAAATAAAAGGAGACTTACCCCAAAATTGGCAAAATCAATTAGGCAATATTTTGGGTCAATTACTGCCTGCGGGCTCCATTTGTGGCGCACCAAAGAAGAAAACTTTGGACATCATTGCCGAAGCTGAAAACTACGAGCGTGGCTACTACACGGGAATTTGCGGGTATTTCTCCGGCGATGCGCTCGACACGGGCGTCATGATTCGATTTATAGAAAAAACAGGAAATTCGTATTTTTACAAAAGCGGTGGCGGCGTTACCGCACAAAGCGATTGGCGCGAAGAATATCAAGAGATTTACGAGAAAATTTATTTACCCATTTAA
- a CDS encoding ribonuclease HII gives MQRFYQTEKLEVGCDEAGRGCLAGPVVAGAVILPPDFKNLDLNDSKQLSKKKRNQLREIIEREALDWAVAFVSPQEIDEVNILNASILAMHRAIDKLSLKPEFIAVDGDKFKNYQNLPHQCCIKGDANYMSIAAASILAKTHRDEYMEKLAQLFPEFNWDKNMGYPTKAYRAAIEEFGATLHHRLSFKLLPQQLKLDL, from the coding sequence ATGCAACGATTCTACCAAACCGAAAAACTAGAAGTAGGTTGTGATGAAGCGGGGCGTGGTTGTTTAGCGGGGCCCGTGGTCGCGGGTGCCGTGATTCTGCCGCCAGATTTTAAAAATTTGGATTTAAACGATTCTAAGCAACTCAGTAAAAAGAAACGAAATCAATTGCGTGAAATCATTGAGCGGGAAGCCTTGGATTGGGCAGTAGCTTTCGTAAGTCCGCAAGAAATCGATGAAGTCAATATTTTAAACGCCAGCATTCTTGCCATGCATCGTGCGATAGATAAATTAAGCCTAAAACCTGAATTTATCGCAGTAGATGGCGATAAATTTAAAAATTACCAAAATCTCCCACACCAATGCTGCATTAAAGGCGACGCCAATTACATGTCTATCGCGGCGGCTTCGATTTTAGCCAAAACCCACCGAGATGAATATATGGAGAAACTGGCTCAACTTTTTCCCGAATTTAATTGGGATAAAAATATGGGCTATCCCACCAAGGCATACCGAGCGGCCATCGAAGAATTTGGAGCCACTTTGCACCATAGATTAAGCTTTAAACTTCTACCGCAACAGCTTAAATTAGATTTATAA
- a CDS encoding RidA family protein produces the protein MKKVNTTNAPAAIGPYAQAVEHNGILFVSGQIPINPENGELLQGIEVETHQVMKNLQAILAEANTDFSKVIKATIFLKDLNDFATVNEIYGSYFSEGNYPARECVQVAKLPKDVSVEISVIAAV, from the coding sequence ATGAAAAAGGTAAACACAACTAATGCCCCAGCGGCAATTGGGCCATATGCTCAAGCGGTAGAACACAATGGAATTTTATTTGTTTCAGGGCAAATCCCTATCAATCCAGAGAATGGCGAATTGTTACAAGGAATTGAGGTAGAAACACACCAAGTGATGAAAAACCTTCAAGCCATTTTAGCAGAAGCTAATACAGATTTTTCTAAAGTAATCAAGGCAACTATTTTCTTAAAAGATTTAAACGATTTTGCAACAGTAAACGAAATTTACGGTTCATATTTTTCCGAGGGTAATTACCCAGCACGCGAGTGTGTTCAGGTAGCCAAATTACCTAAAGATGTGAGTGTAGAAATCTCTGTAATCGCAGCAGTTTAG
- a CDS encoding aminotransferase class IV, producing the protein MDFLESIKIENHKIYHLAEHQKRVNQTFEKFSPKAEVLDLEQIFRQQIIPKEGLFKARMVYSDQGYSLEISPYTPKKITSLKVVTKNDISYDFKFLDRKALNGLNDDKPEQEIIIVKNDQITDSSYANLVFYDGKKWVTPKTYLLNGTCRQRLLKEGKITEEKIEKKDIQKYQKIGFINAMLDLGEMTWDIDIVEL; encoded by the coding sequence ATGGATTTTTTAGAAAGCATTAAAATCGAAAATCACAAAATCTACCATCTCGCAGAACACCAAAAGCGTGTGAATCAAACTTTTGAAAAGTTTTCCCCAAAGGCAGAAGTTTTAGATTTGGAGCAAATTTTCAGGCAGCAAATCATTCCAAAGGAAGGTTTATTTAAAGCACGAATGGTGTACTCAGACCAAGGCTATTCGCTTGAAATTTCGCCTTACACGCCCAAAAAAATCACATCGCTCAAAGTGGTGACAAAAAATGATATTTCGTATGATTTTAAATTTCTTGATCGCAAGGCACTCAACGGATTGAATGATGATAAACCAGAACAAGAAATCATCATCGTGAAAAACGACCAAATTACGGATTCTTCTTACGCCAATTTGGTGTTTTATGATGGCAAAAAATGGGTGACGCCCAAGACTTATTTACTCAACGGCACATGCCGCCAGCGATTGCTAAAAGAAGGCAAAATCACCGAAGAAAAAATCGAAAAAAAAGACATTCAAAAATATCAAAAAATCGGTTTTATCAATGCCATGCTTGATTTGGGCGAAATGACTTGGGACATTGATATTGTAGAGCTTTAA
- the nadD gene encoding nicotinate (nicotinamide) nucleotide adenylyltransferase: MKIGLFFGTFNPIHMGHLILANHIQQYSGLDQVWFVVTPRSPFKKNDTLADDNNRYYMVERAIENYPNLQASKIEFEMPQPNYTTHTLAVLREKYPKNEFCLIMGEDNLTNLHKWKNADFLVKNYDIFVYPRIHQDVATPQVPMDRIYRVEDAPVVEISATAIRKGIKEGKNVRCLLPPEVFEYIDGSSLYKS, translated from the coding sequence ATGAAGATAGGATTGTTTTTCGGCACCTTTAACCCCATTCACATGGGGCATTTAATTTTGGCTAATCATATACAGCAATACAGCGGGCTAGACCAAGTGTGGTTTGTGGTAACGCCACGCAGTCCGTTTAAGAAAAATGACACGCTAGCCGATGACAACAACCGCTACTACATGGTGGAACGCGCCATTGAAAACTACCCCAATCTGCAAGCCAGCAAAATTGAATTTGAAATGCCTCAGCCAAATTACACCACGCATACGCTGGCGGTGTTGAGGGAAAAATACCCTAAAAATGAATTTTGCTTAATCATGGGCGAGGATAATTTGACCAATCTCCACAAATGGAAAAATGCAGATTTTTTGGTTAAAAATTACGATATTTTCGTGTATCCACGCATTCATCAAGATGTAGCGACTCCGCAAGTTCCCATGGATCGCATTTACCGAGTAGAAGACGCGCCCGTGGTAGAAATCTCGGCTACGGCGATAAGAAAAGGCATCAAAGAGGGCAAAAATGTACGATGTTTGCTTCCGCCAGAAGTATTTGAATACATAGATGGCAGTTCGCTCTATAAATCGTAA
- a CDS encoding putative LPS assembly protein LptD, with the protein MEYKVFNRVIRIILIFICGISFAQKAASTPKNKNENKKNVQDSVRIDSVSSNKNALQSVVDYSSDNVFHDLKNKKSYLEYDAKVHYTDIDISAEFIEINWETGELFAEGKKDSIGRLIKPSIFKQGENTMEYDNFTYNIKTKKGTASNIRTQQNLGGDNGVVVAKLVKQYSDTVSGLRKVAFTTDEYFINKKDSVADYHLEAEVAKFIQGKDRKVVTGPVFMKIYNVTTPLALPFSFIPMGTDRSTGLLLPSFGERQDVGFYIQGAGIYVPLGDYMDITFTGDIFTKGSYGLHTRSQYKKRYKFSGDFSFDWERRVSGFKGLSSYSKTKLYRLYWSHRQDPKANPNLIFSANVNYTSSTFYREGLSNYNLISGNVLRNTAQSSISINKTFPNTPFSGSLNLSHSQMFGGSGNGEQNPVTFTLPALVVNMSRIYPFAPKVGTKKGLLENIGMTYNFNLQNLIQTTEENVFTKKMFDDAKNGIKHSLSFNTGTTIFNYFPVSFGGNYQDVWYLKTIKKWYDKAAHKVETKDVNGFSTFRTFGVNTSVQTTLYGIKVFGSADDNKMIKAIRHVISPSVGFSYTPDFSAPSWGYYDSYINERGEQVLYSKFEGGIYGSPSRGLSESLNLSISNNLEMKIRSKQDSTGVKKVKIFDYLNLSTSYNFAADSLKLSPISINGATSVLNNQMRINFSATVNPYQVLVNEQNPYGVRINKFGKLNVTNYNIGLNYSLNDKTFGDRKIDYPRRGAIRNDVYYFDDQGYAQFLTPWNLSFGLNYSANKNLRGDVNKTTSLNISGRIAPTPYWDISGSTNIDLQTGQISYTRLALTRDLRSFRINFSMVPFGMYKTWNFFIGIKANFLSDALKYEERNFNSGRQPEF; encoded by the coding sequence TTGGAATATAAAGTATTTAATCGGGTTATTCGTATAATTTTAATATTTATTTGTGGGATTAGTTTCGCTCAAAAGGCGGCGAGTACCCCGAAAAATAAAAATGAAAATAAAAAAAATGTACAAGACTCGGTGCGTATCGATTCGGTGAGTAGTAACAAGAACGCACTACAATCGGTTGTAGACTACTCTTCTGATAATGTATTTCATGATTTAAAGAATAAAAAATCTTATCTAGAATACGATGCCAAGGTGCACTACACAGATATTGATATTTCTGCCGAGTTTATAGAAATAAATTGGGAAACGGGGGAGCTTTTTGCCGAAGGTAAGAAGGATTCCATCGGGCGATTGATTAAGCCAAGTATCTTTAAACAAGGCGAAAATACGATGGAATACGATAATTTTACTTATAATATTAAGACCAAAAAAGGGACTGCTTCCAACATTCGCACGCAACAAAATTTGGGTGGAGATAATGGCGTAGTGGTGGCTAAATTGGTGAAACAATATAGCGATACGGTTTCGGGATTAAGAAAAGTGGCTTTCACGACAGATGAGTATTTCATCAATAAAAAAGATTCTGTTGCAGATTATCATTTAGAAGCCGAAGTGGCTAAATTCATTCAAGGAAAAGATCGAAAAGTGGTAACGGGACCCGTTTTTATGAAAATCTATAATGTTACCACCCCTTTGGCATTGCCGTTTTCCTTTATCCCGATGGGGACAGATCGTAGCACGGGGCTTCTTTTGCCATCTTTTGGAGAAAGGCAAGATGTGGGGTTCTATATCCAAGGAGCGGGAATTTATGTTCCGCTGGGAGATTATATGGACATTACCTTTACGGGAGATATTTTTACCAAAGGAAGTTATGGCTTGCACACACGCTCCCAGTACAAAAAGCGATATAAATTCAGTGGAGATTTTAGTTTTGATTGGGAACGCAGAGTTTCAGGTTTTAAGGGATTAAGCTCTTATTCCAAGACAAAGCTATACCGATTATACTGGTCGCACAGGCAAGATCCTAAAGCCAATCCTAATTTGATTTTCTCTGCCAATGTAAACTATACCAGTAGCACATTCTATCGCGAAGGATTGAGCAATTATAATTTAATCTCTGGTAATGTTTTGCGCAATACGGCACAATCGTCTATTTCCATAAACAAGACTTTTCCCAACACGCCTTTTAGCGGAAGTTTAAACCTTTCGCATAGCCAAATGTTTGGCGGTAGTGGCAATGGGGAGCAAAATCCTGTAACTTTCACGCTCCCTGCATTGGTGGTAAACATGAGTCGTATTTACCCTTTTGCTCCCAAGGTAGGCACCAAAAAGGGATTGCTGGAAAACATTGGTATGACTTATAACTTTAATCTCCAAAACTTAATTCAGACCACAGAGGAGAATGTATTTACCAAAAAAATGTTTGATGACGCCAAAAACGGAATCAAGCATAGTTTAAGCTTCAATACAGGAACTACGATTTTCAATTATTTCCCAGTAAGTTTTGGAGGGAATTATCAAGATGTTTGGTATTTAAAGACTATAAAAAAATGGTATGATAAAGCGGCTCATAAAGTAGAAACCAAAGATGTAAACGGTTTTTCTACCTTTAGAACTTTTGGAGTAAACACCAGTGTCCAAACAACATTGTACGGAATTAAAGTATTTGGCTCGGCAGATGATAATAAAATGATCAAAGCCATTCGCCATGTCATCTCACCAAGCGTGGGCTTCAGCTATACGCCAGACTTTAGTGCACCATCATGGGGCTATTACGATTCGTATATCAACGAGCGTGGCGAGCAAGTTTTGTACTCCAAATTTGAAGGTGGAATCTACGGAAGTCCCTCAAGAGGCTTGAGCGAAAGTTTGAATTTAAGTATCTCAAACAATTTAGAGATGAAAATCCGTTCAAAACAAGATTCTACGGGCGTTAAGAAAGTTAAAATATTCGATTATTTAAACCTTTCTACCAGCTATAATTTTGCAGCCGATAGCTTAAAACTAAGCCCGATTAGCATTAACGGAGCAACGAGTGTTTTAAACAATCAAATGCGTATCAACTTCAGTGCAACGGTAAATCCTTATCAAGTACTAGTAAACGAGCAAAATCCATATGGCGTGCGCATCAACAAATTCGGGAAATTAAATGTAACTAATTACAACATTGGGCTAAACTACTCGCTCAACGATAAAACCTTTGGCGATAGAAAAATAGATTACCCTCGTAGGGGAGCCATCCGAAATGATGTCTACTATTTTGACGACCAAGGCTATGCACAATTTCTCACCCCTTGGAATTTATCTTTTGGGCTAAATTATAGTGCCAACAAAAACTTGCGTGGAGATGTGAACAAAACCACCTCGCTCAACATTAGTGGTAGGATTGCGCCAACGCCTTATTGGGACATTTCAGGAAGCACCAATATTGATTTACAAACGGGGCAAATCAGCTATACGCGTTTGGCACTTACCAGAGATTTGCGTAGTTTTAGGATTAATTTCAGTATGGTGCCGTTTGGAATGTACAAAACTTGGAATTTCTTTATCGGAATCAAAGCTAATTTCCTAAGCGATGCATTGAAATACGAAGAACGAAACTTTAACTCTGGTAGACAACCCGAGTTTTAG
- a CDS encoding fibrobacter succinogenes major paralogous domain-containing protein: MTHPNMPWYSNDQLQSYTNPCPAGYHVPTKEEWEAYQNLLPSKNAQAWQSDVLHLTYAGDKLAGRWDPTPGNPSGWYWSSSPHDSSRAWYLHFSDSISRTYNHYNRSDRYWGRPLRCRQD, from the coding sequence ATGACCCACCCTAACATGCCTTGGTACAGTAACGACCAATTACAGTCTTACACCAATCCATGTCCTGCGGGTTATCATGTGCCTACAAAAGAGGAGTGGGAGGCATATCAAAATTTACTTCCAAGTAAAAATGCACAAGCTTGGCAGTCTGATGTGTTGCACCTCACTTATGCGGGCGATAAGCTCGCTGGACGATGGGATCCAACTCCAGGCAATCCTAGTGGCTGGTACTGGTCCTCTTCTCCGCACGATAGTTCCCGCGCGTGGTACTTGCACTTCAGTGATAGCATTAGCCGCACCTACAATCACTACAATCGCAGCGATCGTTACTGGGGGCGCCCGTTGCGCTGTCGCCAGGATTAG
- a CDS encoding porin, with protein sequence MKKVLSLLTLIACVWTNAQEKVLVVSDKDSTKIRAIAKQVHLDVLPYYNFGKGIGITSPDSLFQLNLRFRMQNRLEARFEDHEPVQFQGAIRRLRLRFDGYVGNPKFLYAIQLSFAPEDVGRAKDGQYINIIRDAVVFYRANEHWTFGFGQTKLPGNRQRNNSSGALDLTDRSINNAMFNIDRDFGFQAIYSHLKENEFGYNLKGVISTGGGRNFNEPTDGLAYTGRVELYPLGKFKKKGEFFEGDLMRETSPKLYLGGTYHFNQNAIKAQGQRGKTLFEQRNLNALLLDAMLKYNGWSAMAAFMNRTTQDPITYNADRSKSQYVLAGYGYDGQLSYTFPSHWEIIGRYSHNEPNKEIQQWQPIHNQFSLGLTKYIWEHAFKVQFEVSKNNFEFLNGEKKDNWYARFQVEIGI encoded by the coding sequence ATGAAAAAAGTTTTGAGCCTCCTCACGCTCATCGCGTGCGTTTGGACAAATGCGCAAGAAAAAGTACTCGTAGTTTCAGACAAGGATTCTACCAAAATCAGAGCCATCGCCAAGCAAGTGCACCTTGATGTTCTGCCCTATTACAATTTCGGGAAAGGCATTGGGATCACTTCGCCAGACAGCTTGTTTCAATTGAATTTGCGTTTTAGAATGCAAAACCGACTAGAAGCTCGTTTCGAAGACCACGAGCCCGTGCAATTCCAAGGAGCCATTCGCCGTTTGAGATTAAGATTTGATGGATATGTGGGCAACCCTAAATTCCTCTACGCCATTCAATTGTCGTTTGCACCAGAAGATGTGGGACGCGCCAAAGATGGGCAATACATAAACATCATAAGAGACGCGGTGGTGTTTTACCGAGCCAACGAGCATTGGACTTTTGGCTTTGGACAAACCAAGCTGCCTGGCAACCGCCAAAGAAACAACTCCTCTGGTGCGTTGGACTTAACCGATCGCTCTATCAACAATGCGATGTTCAACATCGATCGTGATTTTGGGTTCCAAGCGATTTATTCTCATTTAAAAGAAAATGAATTTGGCTATAATCTAAAAGGTGTCATTTCCACAGGAGGCGGGAGAAATTTCAACGAACCGACTGACGGACTGGCTTATACTGGGCGAGTGGAATTGTATCCGCTGGGGAAATTCAAGAAAAAAGGTGAATTTTTCGAGGGAGATTTAATGAGAGAAACCTCGCCAAAACTTTATTTGGGCGGGACTTATCATTTCAACCAAAATGCGATAAAGGCACAGGGGCAAAGAGGAAAAACACTTTTTGAACAAAGAAATCTAAACGCCTTGCTTTTAGATGCTATGCTTAAATACAACGGCTGGTCTGCCATGGCAGCGTTTATGAACCGCACCACCCAAGATCCAATCACTTACAATGCAGACCGCAGCAAATCGCAATATGTATTGGCGGGCTATGGTTACGACGGGCAGCTAAGCTACACATTCCCAAGCCACTGGGAAATTATCGGACGCTACTCGCACAACGAGCCAAACAAAGAGATTCAGCAATGGCAACCTATTCACAATCAGTTTTCTTTGGGTTTAACTAAATACATTTGGGAACACGCATTCAAAGTTCAGTTTGAGGTGAGCAAAAACAATTTTGAATTCCTAAACGGAGAGAAAAAAGACAATTGGTATGCCCGTTTCCAAGTCGAAATCGGAATTTAA
- a CDS encoding regulatory protein RecX — protein sequence MKDGKSYTIAEIKEKMAHYCAYQDRCHWEVEQKLKEFFLIPEAKDEVILMLMQHNFLNEERFAHSFVRGKFNQKQWGRLKITQELKKRNIGTRLIDEALKQIDNQDYLNALTDLMEKKANRITYKNEYDKCIKLTRYLMQKGYEYELIKECLNDI from the coding sequence GTGAAAGACGGAAAATCCTATACCATAGCCGAAATTAAAGAAAAAATGGCGCATTATTGTGCCTATCAAGACCGTTGCCATTGGGAAGTGGAGCAAAAGTTGAAAGAGTTTTTTCTCATTCCCGAAGCCAAAGATGAGGTGATTTTGATGCTGATGCAGCATAATTTTTTAAATGAAGAAAGATTTGCGCATAGTTTTGTGCGTGGAAAATTTAATCAAAAACAATGGGGCAGGCTTAAAATCACGCAAGAATTAAAAAAACGAAACATCGGCACGCGATTAATCGATGAAGCTTTAAAACAGATTGATAATCAAGATTATTTAAATGCTTTAACTGATTTAATGGAAAAAAAAGCCAACCGCATTACCTACAAAAATGAATACGACAAGTGTATCAAACTCACCCGCTACCTTATGCAGAAAGGCTATGAATATGAGTTGATTAAAGAATGTTTAAACGATATTTAA